Genomic segment of Bacteroidota bacterium:
GTTGAATTTATCGCTGATCGGGAGCACCGCAACTTGTATCGGAGCTAACCAGACAGGGAAGTTTCCGGCGTAATGTTCTAACAAAAATCCGATAAATCTTTCATGATGCTCAATGGCGCACGATGTATCACCAAAGGCATTTTTGCAGTATTGTCTTTATCTATATATGTAAGACCAAAACGAAGCGGTTGTCCAAAATCCACCTGATTGGTAGCCAAGGTAAATTCCCGTCCAATGGCAGAATATATTTGAATATCTATTTTCGGTCCGTAAAAAGCTGCTTCATCAGGTATTTCCACAAAGGGGATTTCTGCGGAGATCATCACTTTGCGCACCATCTCCTCCGTTTTCTTCCACAACTCCGGATTATCGAGGTATTTCTGCCCCAGTTTCGCGGGATCATGAGTGGAAAAACGCATCACATATTTTTCAATACCAAAAATCTTAAAATAATTAAGATACATGTCGTTCACCGCTTTGAATTCTTTTTCGAATTGTTCTTCAGTGCAATAAATATGTGCATCGTTCATGTTCATTCCGCGAACACGCATCAACCCAAATAAAGCACCACTTTCTTCATAGCGATAACACATTCCATACTCTGCAAAACGCAGGGGAAGATCGCGATAACTTCTTGGAAGCGCCGAAAATATTTTGTGGTGATGCGGACAATTCATCGCCTTTAAATAATATTTCGCTCCTTCCATTTCCATGGGAGGATACATACTATCTGCATAATAAGGTAAATGTCCGCTTGTTAAATAAAGGTCTTCTTTTGCAATATGCGGAGTTTTAACTCTTAAATATCCCGCCTGATCTTCTTTTCTTTTTGCAAGTTTTTCCAATTGTTCGATAATTGCAGCCCCGTTCGGCATCCAAAGAATTAATCCCTGACCAACAGAATCATCGGTAGTGTATATCTCCAGTTCTTTTCCGAGTTTGCGATGATCACGTTTTTTTGCTTCCTCCAACATTAATAAATGTGCATCCAGTTCACTTTGTTTTGGAAAAGTGATACCGTAAATTCGGGTGAGCATTTTATTTTTTTCATTTCCTCTCCAGTAAGCGCCGGCAATATTTAAAAGTTTTACTGCTTTGATTAATCCCGTTTCAGGAATATGCGGACCTTTACACAGATCAACAAAATTTCCCTGCTCATAAAAAGTAATGGAACCATCCTGAAGATCATTAATAAGTTCCAGTTTATATTGATCACCCTTTTCAGTAAAAAATTTAATAGCATCTGCTTTGGAAACTTCCTTTCTTCCGAAAACAGAATTTTTCTTTGCAAGCTCCCGCATTTTATTTTCAATTAACGGAAGATCTTCCTGCGTTAAAACTTTTCCACCAAGATCAATATCATAATAAAATCCGCTGTCGATGGCCGGTCCTATACCAAATTTCACTCCCGGAAATAATTCTTCCAAAGCCTCTGCCATCAAGTGTGCACTGGAATGCCAGAAAGTAGTTTTTCCCTTTTCATCATCCCAGGTCAATAATTTAATGGAAGCATCTGTATTGATCGCGCGCGTAAGATCCCAAACCTCTCCATTTACTTCTGCACTAATAATTTTTCTCGCCAATCCTTCACTTATTGATTTGGCAATTTCTAAAGAATTGACTCCTTCGTTAAATTCTCTGCTGTTTCCATCCGGAAATGTGATCTTTATCATCTGCTATTTTTCATTTAATTGTAATAATCTTTCTTCTGCAATCTTTAAATCAGGGTCTAAATTTAAGGCCTGATTGTATAAAGATATAGCCTCTTCGGTTCTTTTTAATTCCTCCGCACATAAACCTTTTCCATAATAACTCATCGCTTTGGCCGGTGCCTGTCTGATGGCAAGTTCGTAATATCGATATGATTTTTCAATGGAATCTATACCATAATAAATGGTGGCAAGATTGTAAATTGCATCAGCATCCTGAGGATTTCTGATGATCATATCATTATAAAAAGTTATTGCCTTTGAAATTTCACCTCTGTCCTGATAAAATTTTGCGATGGCATAATATGCTTCATTACTGGTATCATTTATTGCAATTGCATTGTTTAAATATTTTATTGCAATAGGGTCGTTTTTATCCGCATATGCTGTTCCGAGCTGCATATAAGCACTGTAATAATCAGGATCTACTTCTATGGTTGTCTGGAAACTGGAAAGGGCACTCACCGTATCTCCGGTCTCTTTAAAAATAATTCCCTTATAAAAATATGCATCTGC
This window contains:
- a CDS encoding tetratricopeptide repeat protein yields the protein MLSKRWIIGGAVVLLLIGGFFILSENKIFSFSKGKGSSVDSLEMMEKLTPQIADLSNQLKKSPENADLYFLRANEYLDFGNVKYALFDYQKAYQMDSTNASYALGLSDCLFEANNADGAIGILQDYLKTDPQNIDILTNLGLDYLFLPKPEYKKSLEAFNSVLKLDIQNADAYFYKGIIFKETGDTVSALSSFQTTIEVDPDYYSAYMQLGTAYADKNDPIAIKYLNNAIAINDTSNEAYYAIAKFYQDRGEISKAITFYNDMIIRNPQDADAIYNLATIYYGIDSIEKSYRYYELAIRQAPAKAMSYYGKGLCAEELKRTEEAISLYNQALNLDPDLKIAEERLLQLNEK